A single region of the Pontimicrobium sp. SW4 genome encodes:
- a CDS encoding ribose-5-phosphate isomerase — MAKYYIYVVELSKRVYTENAKFRNANPQFNGVLECLYVGMTSKTPKERFTQHKTGSINKKGYKLSSNIVHKYGEYLRPSLYNHISPLATRVEALKMEELLALELRRKKYAVWYN, encoded by the coding sequence TATTATATTTATGTAGTTGAATTATCTAAGCGTGTCTATACCGAAAATGCTAAGTTTAGAAACGCAAACCCACAATTTAACGGTGTGTTAGAATGCTTGTATGTAGGTATGACAAGTAAAACTCCTAAAGAACGATTTACACAACACAAAACAGGGTCTATAAATAAAAAAGGATATAAATTATCCTCAAATATTGTACATAAATATGGTGAATATTTACGCCCAAGTTTGTATAATCATATCTCACCTTTAGCAACAAGAGTTGAAGCTTTAAAAATGGAAGAACTATTAGCCTTAGAGCTTCGAAGAAAAAAATATGCTGTTTGGTATAATTAA
- a CDS encoding acetolactate decarboxylase — protein MKIRKVIIGILTIGIFNCNSNKNENTSNGTYKDIRIVGAMKNVMWKGELGGNINLDTISNKKGLYGLGPESYLTGELLINDGNSYVSKVTSDSTMIVEERFDVSAPFFVYANVTEWNEIELDATIKTIQDLEKLIDQKLNEFKRPFVFKLTGKVVKAIIHIQNLPKGTKVSSPQEAHQGQTNYELKDEEATIIGFFSTEHKGIFTHHDSNIHLHFITKDESKMGHLDEVEIDNMKLYLPKK, from the coding sequence ATGAAAATAAGAAAAGTAATCATTGGAATTCTAACAATAGGAATATTTAATTGCAATTCTAATAAAAACGAAAATACTTCTAATGGAACCTACAAAGACATAAGAATTGTAGGAGCAATGAAAAATGTTATGTGGAAAGGAGAATTAGGTGGCAATATTAATCTTGATACTATTTCTAACAAGAAAGGACTTTATGGACTTGGGCCTGAAAGTTATCTCACTGGTGAATTACTTATTAACGACGGGAATAGTTACGTCTCAAAAGTCACATCTGATTCGACTATGATAGTTGAAGAAAGGTTTGATGTTTCAGCGCCTTTTTTTGTTTACGCAAACGTAACTGAATGGAATGAAATTGAATTAGATGCAACCATTAAGACCATACAAGACCTTGAAAAATTAATCGACCAAAAATTGAACGAATTTAAAAGACCTTTTGTTTTTAAATTGACTGGAAAAGTAGTAAAAGCAATCATACATATTCAAAATCTACCTAAAGGAACAAAAGTTTCATCACCGCAGGAAGCTCATCAAGGACAAACCAATTACGAACTTAAAGATGAAGAAGCTACAATTATTGGATTTTTCTCAACTGAACATAAAGGAATTTTCACACACCACGATTCAAACATTCATTTACATTTTATCACT